The Canis aureus isolate CA01 chromosome 22, VMU_Caureus_v.1.0, whole genome shotgun sequence genome has a window encoding:
- the DPH3 gene encoding diphthamide biosynthesis protein 3 → MAVFHDEVEIEDFQYDEDSETYFYPCPCGDNFCITKEDLENGEDVATCPSCSLIIKVIYDKDQFMCGETVPAPSTHKELVKC, encoded by the exons ATGGCCGTGTTTCACGACGAGGTGGAGATCGAGGACTTCCAATATGACGAAGACTCGGAGACCTATTTCTACCCCTGCCCGTGTGGGGATAACTTCTGCATTACCAAG GAAGATTTGGAGAATGGGGAAGACGTGGCAACGTGTCCTAGCTGCTCTCTCATCATAAAAGTGATTTATGACAAG GATCAGTTTATGTGTGGAGAAACAGTCCCTGCCCCTTCGACCCACAAAGAATTAGTTAAATGCTGA